The genomic DNA TAGTTTTTAGTTTAAACGGAATTAGTTTTGAACTATTTTTTAATAAACTTATCTCTTTGCAAAACATAAAAGATGATTATTTTAGCTATACGAATGATTCTAATTTCAATGAAATTGCACTGATAAACTCACTGTATTCATCTTTTTTTAGACTATTTAAGATACAAACTTATGTTAAAATCAACGGTAAATTTGATATAGAAAAAGCCATAGGATATACTCCGCCTCCGACTATTTTAAACCAGATAAAATCACAAGCTCTTAGCATAAAAACAGAGTTATATATGGATATTTTTATGAAATTAAACTCTATAGAGTATGATATAAAAACAAAAAAAGATATAGATAAAGAATGTTTTTTACTATCATCTATTTTATCTATACAAAATTTAATTGCAAAAAACAGCAAATCTTAAGCAAGACTTCGGTATTATAATAAGCTGCATTTTATGCACAAATCCTTGCTCTTTGAATTACCAAAAAGAGCTAAAATCCATAAGGAGAACGAATGAAACATTATGAGCTTTTATTCATCTTAAAGCCAACATTGACTGAAGATGAAGCTAAAGTTAAAGTCGACTTCATAAAAGAAGTTATCACAAAAAACGGCGGCGAGATCGCTAGCGTAATAGAGATGGGAACTCGCAAACTTGCTTATAAAATAGACAAGTATGAAAGAGGAACTTACGTAGTTATATACTTTATGGCTCCTACTCAATTAATCGCTGAACTTGTAAGAAACGTAAGAATCACTGAAGAGATTATAAGATTCTTAACTGTAAAATATGAAAACAAAAGAGAGATATCAGCTTGGGACAAGCTAAGCAAAGGTCAAAAACTAATGCCTGCTAAAAAAGAGCTAAAAGCCCCGGAAAAACCGGTTGAAGCAGAATAATAATCACTAAAAGGTTGCAAAATGTTTAATAAAGTCATTTTAGTCGGTAATTTAACAAGAGATATTGAACTAAGATATGCTCAAAGCGGATCTGCTATTGGTAGCACAGGTATAGCCGTGACCCGTAAATTTAGTGGTGCAAACGGTGAAAAACGTGAAGAGACATGCTTTATTGACATTACATTTTTTGGTAGACAAGCTGAAATAGCAAATCAATACTTAAACAAAGGAAGTAAAATACTTGTTGAAGGAAGATTAAAATTTGATCAGTGGCAAGACCAAAATGGAAACAACCGCTCAAAACATAGCATAACCGTAGAAAGTATGGAGATGTTAGGAAGTCAGACACAAGGCGGATTTAAAGATTCTCATCAAGACCAAACAAATAGCCAATACTCTAATACAAGCTATTCAAGTAACTACCAAAATCCTACTGGATACCAAAATGATAGCAATATGAATAGCGGTTATAGAGAGCAAGAGTCGTTTGCTCAAAAAACACCAAAAAGAGCTACGAACGAGCAGCCTTATGAGGAGAAAATCCCAGAGATTGATATCGACAGCGATTTACCTACCCAAAGCCAAAATCGCCAAAATAAACCAAAACAAAATATCGATGTCAATATAGACGATGAAGAAATTCCATTTTAAAAGGACAATACAATGGCAGAAAAAAGAAAATATAGTAAAAAATACTGCAAATACACAGAAGCTAAGGTTGAATTTATAGATTACAAAGATACAACTCTTTTAAAATACTGCTTATCAGAGAGATTTAAAATTATGCCTAGACGTTTAACTGGTACAAGCAAAAAATATCAAGAAATGGTAGAAAAAGCTATAAAAAGAGCAAGACACGTTGCTTTAATACCTTATATAGTGGATCGTGACAACGTAGTTACAAACCCTTTTGAAGGCATGTAAAACATAAAAGTTTTGGTCTTTATGACCAAAACTACTTAAACCAACTTTTTATCTTATCAAAAATACCCTCATCGCCTGAACTTTCACCACTTTTTATACCAAAACTATTTTGAAGTTTTTCTAATAACTCTTTTTGTTCATCAGTTATTTTTTTTGGAGTATTTATAGCTATCTGCGCTATGAGTCTGCCCTTTAATTTTGTATGAGTATTTTGTATTCCTTCATTTTCAAGCACAAATTGTTGTTTATCTTTAGCCCCAACTGGAAGTTTGAGCTCGCTTTCTCCTCTTAAGGTTGGTATTTTTATAGTTTCACCAAGCATGGCTTGAGTAAAAAATACCGGAATTTCTATATAAACATCATCTCCATTTCTAACAAAATGCTCATCATCTCTTACGTTTATTCTTACGTAAAGATCTCCGCCGCCATTAGAAGATTTATTGCCTTTGCCTTGAATGCGTATTCGATTTCCATTATCAACGCCTTCTGGAATATTTATTTTGATATTATCGCTAGTTTCATTGTATCCATTTCCAGAGCAGTCTAAACATTTATCTTTTATAATCTCTCCGGTTCCACCGCAATAAGGACAAGTCTGAACAAAATTCATAAATCCTTGCCTATGACTTATCTTTCCACGTCCACCGCAATGTGAGCAAGTTGATTTTTTGCCATCTTTAGCTCCAGTAGCACTGCAAGTTTCGCAAGGCACTTTATAGTTGTATTTTATCTCTTTTTCACAGCCAAAAACAGCTTCATTAAAATTTAAAGTAATATTTACTTCTATATCTAATGGGTATTTGTAGCTATTTCTAGAACTTCTTGTTCCACCAAAATCACCGCCGAAAAATGAACTAAAAATATCTCCCAGATCAAATCCATCATCAAATCCGCTGCCGCTTAAACCATCTTTTCCATATCTATCATAAATACTACGTTTATTTTCATCGCTTAAAATTTCATAAGCTTCATTTATACGTTTAAACTTTTCTTCGGCTTCTTTATCGCCTTGATTTCTATCTGGATGATATTTTAGCGCAAGTTTTCTATATGCTTTTTTTATAGTTTCACCATCAGCATCTCTTGAAACTTCTAAAATTTCATAGTAATCAAACTCCAAACCGTTTCCTTTTAATTAAAATTTTAACCAAGTATTCTATCTAAAAAATAATAAATTTATCCCTAAATTTAAAAATATTTATATATAACAAATCTGCCTATAAAACTAACTTATTTTTAGTTCATTTACTAAATTTAGGTTAAGTTTTTACTATTTTTTTGATATAATAAAGCATAAAATTACAGGAGTAAAAAATGATAAATGTCCTAATGATAGAAGATGATCCAGAGTTTGCTCAAATACTATCTGAATATCTTTTGAAATTTAATATCAAAGTTACTAATTACGAAGATCCATATTTAGGACTTAGCGCGGGTATTAAAAACTATGACCTGCTTATTTTGGATCTAACTTTACCGGGAATGGATGGCTTAGAAGTCTGTAAAGAGATAAGAGAAAAATATGACATCCCAATAATAATAAGCTCGGCAAGAAGCGATGTAAATGACCGAGTTGTAGGACTACAAATAGGAGCCGATGACTACTTGCCAAAACCCTATGATCCAAAAGAGATGCACGCTAGAATCATAAGTCTAATAAGAAGATATAAAAAAACAAATGAGATACAAGAAGAGACTGCAGATACGGCATTTAAAGTAGATGATAAACGTCATGAAATTTCATATGGCGGTAATGTTTTAACACTAACCCCTGCCGAATACGAAATCTTAGAATATCTCATAAAACAACATAGTTTTTCAGTATCTCGCGAACAGCTAGTATATCACTGCAAAAGCTTGAAAGACAAAGATTCAAAAAGTCTTGATGTAATTATAGGAAGATTAAGATCAAAAATAGGCGATAGTTCAAAATCTCCTAAGCATATATTCTCAGTGCGCGGAATCGGTTATAAATTAATAGGATGAAATACTCTTTAACCACAAAAATTACAGTTATCTTTGCCATAGGATTTACTGTAATTTGTGCACTATTTTTTATGTTTTCAAAGCTTCAGCATGAAAGCGTGTTAGATAAAGTAAAAGAAAACCAGTATAACTCCATAAACTGGCTACTTTCACTATACAAAAAGTCAAATATGCCAGAAGATTGGGAGCAGTATTTTAAAAATTTTAATCTAGCATATATCAAAGATCCGAATTTAGAAAAAATAATATTAAATAACGGTGATCTGATCGAAAGAGTAGATACTCCAATAGGTATAATAGAAACTATTTTTTATAGAAACGAACTATTTTTGAGAATAAAAAATCAAAGTGTTGTTATAATGCTTCAAAGCACTTTAAAAGGGACAAATGATTCACTTTTAATAGGATTTATTATCACTATAGCACTTTTTATATCTTTATATGTTTCTATATTTAAAAGTCTTTTGCCGCTTAAAAATTTAAGAGACGATATAAGAAAATTTGCTGCTGGAAATATGGACAGCATATGCTGTAAAAACAATATAATAAAAGGCGATGACGAAATAGCCGAAGTCGCTTATGAGTTCAATAATGCTGCATGTAAAATAAAAGAACTTATCATGTCAAGACAGTTGTTTCTTAGAACTATCATGCATGAGTTAAAAACTCCTATCGGAAAAGGTAGAATCGTCAGCGAAATGTTAGACGATGAAACACAAAAAGATAGATTAGTAGCTATATTTGAAAGATTAAATATCTTGATAAACGAATTTGCAAAAATAGAACAACTATTAAGTAAAAGCTATGCTTTACAATACGAAAACTACCATTTTAGTTTGATACTTGATCAAACAAAAGATATATTGTTATTAGACGATTTTGACAATAAAGTAAGCGTAGATATAAAAGAAGATGCTCTTTTAAGGGTTGATTTTCAGCTATTTTCTTTGGCAATTAAAAATCTAATCGACAATGCGCTAAAATATTCAGATGATAAAAAAGCTATCATCATATGTGATGAAGAATACATCTGTATAAAAAACAAGGGAAATCCGCTTGAAAAACCTATTGAGCATTATAAACAAGCATTTATAAGAGATAACGCATCAAAAAATACGGGTATGGGACTTGGATTATATATCATAGAGCATATTTGCGCAATGCATAAATTTGGATTTTTATATGAATATACAGACGGTTATCATACATTTTTCATAACTTTTAAAAAGCCGACAAATGCCAAATCAAAAGCTTGAAAAATTTAACGAGCTTGTGTCTTGTTTTGAAAAAATACCGGGAGTAGGTAAAAAATCAGCACTAAAATATGCGTATCACGTAGCCCTACAAGACTCGTTTTTTGGTTTAAATTTAGCACATACCATAGAAGATGCTGTAAGATTTCTAAAACACTGCTCAATGTGCGGTGGAATAAGCGAAAATGAGATCTGTGATATATGCAGCGATATAAATAGAGATAAAAAAACCCTTTGTATAGTAGAAACGCCAAAAGATATATTAACCATAGAGTATTCAAACTCATTTAACGGTTTGTACTTTGTTTTCGATGATGCAAATAAACTTGATAAATTGAAATCCAATATCAAAGAAAATGGAATCAAAGAGCTACTTTTCGCTTTAACTCCTAGCATAAATAGCGATGGTATGATGCTATATATAGAAGATAAATTAAAAGATTTTGACGTAAGTTTTACAAAAATAGCACAAGGCATACCTA from Campylobacter fetus subsp. fetus includes the following:
- the rpsR gene encoding 30S ribosomal protein S18; amino-acid sequence: MAEKRKYSKKYCKYTEAKVEFIDYKDTTLLKYCLSERFKIMPRRLTGTSKKYQEMVEKAIKRARHVALIPYIVDRDNVVTNPFEGM
- the recR gene encoding recombination mediator RecR — encoded protein: MPNQKLEKFNELVSCFEKIPGVGKKSALKYAYHVALQDSFFGLNLAHTIEDAVRFLKHCSMCGGISENEICDICSDINRDKKTLCIVETPKDILTIEYSNSFNGLYFVFDDANKLDKLKSNIKENGIKELLFALTPSINSDGMMLYIEDKLKDFDVSFTKIAQGIPTGVSLENVDILSLTKAIKDRRSL
- a CDS encoding single-stranded DNA-binding protein; amino-acid sequence: MFNKVILVGNLTRDIELRYAQSGSAIGSTGIAVTRKFSGANGEKREETCFIDITFFGRQAEIANQYLNKGSKILVEGRLKFDQWQDQNGNNRSKHSITVESMEMLGSQTQGGFKDSHQDQTNSQYSNTSYSSNYQNPTGYQNDSNMNSGYREQESFAQKTPKRATNEQPYEEKIPEIDIDSDLPTQSQNRQNKPKQNIDVNIDDEEIPF
- a CDS encoding ArsS family sensor histidine kinase: MKYSLTTKITVIFAIGFTVICALFFMFSKLQHESVLDKVKENQYNSINWLLSLYKKSNMPEDWEQYFKNFNLAYIKDPNLEKIILNNGDLIERVDTPIGIIETIFYRNELFLRIKNQSVVIMLQSTLKGTNDSLLIGFIITIALFISLYVSIFKSLLPLKNLRDDIRKFAAGNMDSICCKNNIIKGDDEIAEVAYEFNNAACKIKELIMSRQLFLRTIMHELKTPIGKGRIVSEMLDDETQKDRLVAIFERLNILINEFAKIEQLLSKSYALQYENYHFSLILDQTKDILLLDDFDNKVSVDIKEDALLRVDFQLFSLAIKNLIDNALKYSDDKKAIIICDEEYICIKNKGNPLEKPIEHYKQAFIRDNASKNTGMGLGLYIIEHICAMHKFGFLYEYTDGYHTFFITFKKPTNAKSKA
- a CDS encoding response regulator transcription factor, which produces MINVLMIEDDPEFAQILSEYLLKFNIKVTNYEDPYLGLSAGIKNYDLLILDLTLPGMDGLEVCKEIREKYDIPIIISSARSDVNDRVVGLQIGADDYLPKPYDPKEMHARIISLIRRYKKTNEIQEETADTAFKVDDKRHEISYGGNVLTLTPAEYEILEYLIKQHSFSVSREQLVYHCKSLKDKDSKSLDVIIGRLRSKIGDSSKSPKHIFSVRGIGYKLIG
- the rpsF gene encoding 30S ribosomal protein S6 codes for the protein MKHYELLFILKPTLTEDEAKVKVDFIKEVITKNGGEIASVIEMGTRKLAYKIDKYERGTYVVIYFMAPTQLIAELVRNVRITEEIIRFLTVKYENKREISAWDKLSKGQKLMPAKKELKAPEKPVEAE
- the dnaJ gene encoding molecular chaperone DnaJ yields the protein MEFDYYEILEVSRDADGETIKKAYRKLALKYHPDRNQGDKEAEEKFKRINEAYEILSDENKRSIYDRYGKDGLSGSGFDDGFDLGDIFSSFFGGDFGGTRSSRNSYKYPLDIEVNITLNFNEAVFGCEKEIKYNYKVPCETCSATGAKDGKKSTCSHCGGRGKISHRQGFMNFVQTCPYCGGTGEIIKDKCLDCSGNGYNETSDNIKINIPEGVDNGNRIRIQGKGNKSSNGGGDLYVRINVRDDEHFVRNGDDVYIEIPVFFTQAMLGETIKIPTLRGESELKLPVGAKDKQQFVLENEGIQNTHTKLKGRLIAQIAINTPKKITDEQKELLEKLQNSFGIKSGESSGDEGIFDKIKSWFK